The genomic interval GCGATTCGCGCACGGAAGTTCAAAGTGCTGCTCGACGCGAATCACGGGGCCGGCGCCGCCCTCGGCAAGCGATTGCTGGAAGCACTGGGCTGCGACGTGACCGTGCTGGGAGCGACACCGGACGGACAGTTTGCGCACTTGCCGGAACCGATCGCCGAAAACCTGGCGGGCGTGTTGAAGCACGTGACCGAAATCGGCGCCGACGTCGGCTTCTGCCAGGACCCCGACGCCGATCGGCTGGCGATCATCGATCGGGACGGTCGCTATCTTGGCGAGGAATACACGCTGGCCCTCTGCGTCGACCATTGGCTGCGATCCCATCCGGGCCCGGTAGTGACGAACTGTTCCACGAGCCGCATGACAGAGGATCTGGCCAAGAAGTATGGCGTTCCGGCGTTTCGTTCGCCGGTCGGCGAGGCCAACGTGACCGCAGTGATGAAAGCCCAAGGCGCGGTCATCGGCGGCGAGGGGAGCGGCGGCGCCATTCATCCCCAAGTCGGTTACGTCCGCGACAGCTTCGTCGGAATGGCGCTTGTCTTGGACGCAATGGCAGCGCGCGAACAATCTGTAGGTGAACTTGCGGACGCCTTGCCGCGCTACGCGATCGCCAAGACCAAGATGACAATGTCGGCGGACCAATTGCCGACGGCCTTCGCCAAACTTAAGAGCCATTTCAGCGAAGCCAAGGCCGACGAGATGGACGGCCTCCGATTGGATTTCCCCACCAAATGGCTCCTAGTCCGCGGCAGCAACACAGAACCCATCGTCCGCGCGGTGGCGGAAGCGCCCACGGAACCGGAAGCACAAGAACTCTGCGCTACGGCGCTCGAAGTACTGCGCCAGTCGTAGGTCAGGCTTTCCAGCCTAACTTGCTTAGCAAACGACGTCGACGGCAGCCCCAGTCAGGCTGAAAGCCTGACCTACGGCGAGTCACTTCCACCGCGGCACCGGTTTGATCACCTTCGCCGGCACGCCGGCCGCCAGCATGCCGGCCGGGATATCCCGGATCACCACCGACCCCGCCGCGATCACCGCACCAGCGCCGATCGTGACGCCCTTCAGCACCGTCACGTTGCAGCCGATCCAGACGTGGTCTTCGATCACGATCGGCGCGGAGTTCGGCTCGAAGGTTTCGCCATCGAAGCTCATGTGGTGCAGATCGCAATCCAGGATCGTGCAGTTCCAGGAGATGGCACAATCCTTGCCGATCGAAATGCTCTTGTGCGCCATGATCCGCGTCTCGTCCCAGACTCGCGTATGATCGCCGATCGTCAGCGGCACGATCTCGCCGGCTTCGTGGCTCACCGCTTCGATATAGACATTGCGGCTCAACTTCGTGAGATGGCCCAGCTCAATCCTCCCGCCACGGCATTGGCACCGCACCTTGGGATGCACAACCGGCCAACCAGGACTGCACCCGCGCAACCGCCACCAAGCGCCGCGCGCAAGGCCGAGCACGGCCGCTATTTGCTTACCTGGATGGTACTGAAAAAACTGCTGCCACTTCATATAGGAAATCGGATTTGGAACCGCGAAAGACGCAAAAGTACGCGAAAAGGAGAATTGGAAATGTTATGTCCACGGAAGAACACGAAAGCAGTTGAGCTTGATATTCCGTATCTTTCCGCGCATTCCGTGGACTGCTTCATCTCCCTTTTCGCGATCTTTCGCGTTTTTCGCGGTTACTTTGGTTTACGCGGTGAACAGGCGTTTGTGTTGGCCGGGGACGCCGAAGACGAGCGTGTGCGGCTGCGTGTTTTGGCTGACCAGTGAGTTGGCGCTGATCTTCGAATGATGTCCCACGCGGCGGGACGGCGTGACCGTGGAGTGCGTGCCCATGAAGACTTCTTCCTCGATCACGGCGAACCCGTTCAACGTGGCGTAGGGACAGAGCACGCTGTAGGCGCCGACGTGCGCGTCGTGCCCGCAGGAGGCATAGAAGTTTAGCATGGCGAAATCGTCCACGCGGACGCTGTCGCTGACCGTCACAAACGGGCAGATCACCACGCCAGTCCCGAGTTTCGCGGTATTGCAGACAATCGCCGTGGGATGAACCAGCCGCTCGAATTGCGCGCCTTTCGCCACGAGGGCGTCGATCAACCGGCGCTTGACGTCGATTAAGCCGATCGCGAACAGCAAGCGATCGTTGGCCTGCGGGACGTAATCCATCGGGTCGCCGATGATCGACGCCTTGATCTCAAAGCCGTCGAGGTCCGTCGGCTTGGCCGACAGAAAGCCCTTGATGCGATACTGTTCCGCGGCAAAACAATCCCGCGCCCAGTGATACATCTCGCGGCCAAACCCGCCGGCTCCGACAATGACAAGATCTAGCACGAGGCACCTGGGAATGAGCGTTGATACTATCTTAACCGCGGAGAGGCCGAGACGCGGAGGAAGGAGTGGAGTTTGAAGTTTTCAGTGTTCAGTTTTCAGTATTTGATCGCGGCGCTCATTGCGATTCATCTTCTCTCTCCTGCTCCGCGTCTCAGCGCCTCTGCGGTTCAAACGGAAATACGTCACACCGTCGAACCGCCGTCGATCGTGATGACCTGACCGGTGATGAACGCCGCTCCCGGAGAGAGCAGGAACTCGACGCAGGGGACGATGTCCGCGGGTTTGCCGAGTCGGCCAAGTGGCGTGCGTCGAATGATCTGGTTGCGTTGATGGTCATTGAGGCCGTGCGACATTTCGGTTTCGAGGTAGCCCGGTGCGATGGCGTTGACGCGGATGTTCTTGGGGCCGAGTTCCCGAGCGAGTCCCAGCGTCATGCCGATCTGTCCGGCTTTCGTCGCGGCGTAGGCGGACAGTCCGGAGAAGCCGCGTTTGGCGATGATCGAACTGATGTTGATGATCGAACCCGCGCCGGCCAGCAACATGATGCGCGAACATTCTCGCGCCAAGAGCAACGACGCGCGGAGGTTGATGTCGAGCATCTGGTCGATGCGATCGTCGCTCATCGTGGCCAGCACGCCGTCGTGCGCCAGGCCGGCATTGTTCACCAGGGCGTCGATGCGGCCGTACTTCTCATGCACGGCCGTAACGAACGTCCGCATCGCGTTGGAGTCCGTCGCGTCGACTTCGCGATAGAACAACCGCTCCTGGTCGATCGCCTGCAATTCGTCGATCGTCGCGGTCCGTTTGCGGCTGAACGTGGCGACGATATCGCCCAGCGCATGAAAGCGCCGTACAAAGGCTTCGCCCAGGCCGCGGCTTCCGCCTGAGATGATGATTACGCGTGGCGACAAGATTCAAGCTCCTCCCCGGGCAATTTTTCCGGCGTCATTCACGGCTAGCCTCTCGACAAACCGCAATTGCGCTGGCACTTGATATTTCACTAACTCGCGGCGGCAGGCGGCGAGCACCGCGTCGCGCAGACCTTCGGCGGGCGGCTGCGCGGCAGGCTCGATTTCCGCGCCGACCAATTGACCGACGATCGAACTCGGCACCGGATGCACGCGGACTTCGCGCACGCCGGGCACCGCGCGGATGACGCGTTCCACGTCGGCCGGAAACACCTTCGCGCCGCCGACGTTAATGCACTCCGTACGCCGTCCGACAAAATACACGCGATCGCCGTCCTGACGGACCATGTCGCCGGTAGCGAACCACGGCTCGCGCGCGGCGCCTGCTTCTCCGAGATATTCTTTCATCGCCCGTTCGGAGGCGATCCACAATTCCCCGTCGTCGGCGATTTTCAACCGCGTCGGCAACGAAGGATCGTCAAGGAACGACGCCGGGAAACCGGCGCGGCCGTCATTGACGACAAAGCAGGTTCCCATTTCGGTGGAAGCATAGATGTGACTGATTCGCGCCTGTGGAAAGGCAGCTCGCAAGCGATCCAACACGCCCTGATCGACCGCTTCGCCGCCGAGCGTGATCTGCGTGAGCGCGCAACTGGCCAATTCTTCCGAAGTGGCCGCGCCTAACAACATGCGCCAGAACGTCGGGGTGCCGGAGGCAAATTCGACGCGGTCGTCGCGCAGGGAGCGCAAGACGTCTTGCGGATCGCGCGACGCCGGCGCACATAGGGTTCCGGCCGTGGCGATTGATTGCAGCATCACTTGCAAGCCCGCGAATCGCGCCAGGTCGTACGCCAGCAGCCACCGGCGACCCATATTCTGCGCACGGCGACTTACTGCCGCACTGAGACTTTGCCAACTATGCACGGCCGGTTTCGGCGGTCCACTGGTGCCGGAGGTGAACAACACCACGCTGCCAGGCTCGCCAGCTTGTGCGGGTTCGCTCGTTTGTTCAAGGCTCTTCGAGAGTTCATCGCCGACGATCTCGGCTAAGCCGCATTGCGCTCGCAATGCATCGACCGCGGCGGGCGACAGGCTCGAAGGAAGCAGGAACGCGGCTGCGCCGATGCGATCGAGCGCCACCAGTAGCGCGATTTGTCGCTCGGCGCGACGGCAAGCGATGCCGACTCGCTGTCCATGCCATTGCGAGCGGACGGAGGCAATCTGATCGGCTGCCGCGGTCAACTCCGCGTAAGTCCACGCGCCGCCGGACCAACGAACGGCCGTGGAGTCCGCATGTTCGCGCCGGGCGTCGTCGACAAGATGGCTGATCATTTGGCCACGTCCCGCAAGGACTCTTCGTAAACGGCGACTAACTCGCCAAAGCTGCGTACGGCGCCGCGGCCGGAACGGAACGGATCGAGCCCGACGCGTTGTTCCAGCGAGACCGTCATTACGGCCAGGTCCAGGGAATCGAGGCCGATGTTTCCCATCAATTGATCGGCGCTGGCAAAGACGCGCACGTCGCGGCCGGAGTCGCGGAGAATCGTGTTGATCACGTCGGCCACGGTGTCTTGCACAGAGCTTTTCGCTGTAGCTGCCGCGGTGCTCGCGGGCGCGCTTTCGACGGGGAAATAGCGCTCGCGGCGCTGAATCTTCGCTGGCACGCCATAGGCGACGACCTCGTCCGGCAATTCCTCCACAACCGTCGCGCCTGCGCCGACCATCGTCCAAGCGCCGAGCGACAGCCCTTGAATGACGCACGCATTGACGCCGATCCACGTACCCTCGCCAATGCGGACCGCGCCCCCCAAGCTGGCGCCGGGGCAAATCTGCACGAAGTCCCGAAGTTCGCAGTCGTGGTCGATGCTGGCGTTTGTGTTCACGATCACGCCTTGGCCGATGCGCGCTCCCGGATTGATGACCGCGCCGGCCATCACCACCGTTCCAGCGCCGAGGTGTACGCCCGCGGCCACCACCGCGCGGGGATGCACCAGGCTCTTCATTCGCCAGCCTTGCTGCGCGAAGCGTTCCGTCGCCGACTTGCGCGTCTGTGGATTGCCGATGGCGACGATCAACTCGCCCGCCGCGCGGTTTAGAGCTTCCGCTGCGGTGAAGACCGGCAACCCGGCGAACTCCGGCGCGCCGACTTCACTTTCAATGAAGCCTTCGACCGTGGCGCCAGTCCCCCGCGCGATATCCAGCACTACCTTGGCGTGTCCCGCAGCACCGAAGATGAACATCTCGAACTTTCCTATCGACGACTCAAGACCAGAAAAACGTTAGCCGAGGTCTGTGACCTCGGCCGGATCATCCACAACCGCGCCCCATCCAGTTTAGTCCACAATCTCCCGCACCAATTCGAACGCTTCCGCCGCGTGGGCGTGGATGGTCGATCCCCGTAAATGTGCCAATGCCTTCAGGCATTCCAGCGATCTGGGACTGGGCGGTTGCTTGAGTTGGCTCGCATAACAGGCCATGGCGTCGAGCTTGCGTTGCAACTGGCGTTCGATGTTCACGAACACGGTGGGAAAGAACATTGCCCCGTCGATCGGTGGCGTCCATTCGGTTTCCGACAGCGTCTCGTAACAGAGTATCTTGCGCACCGGGCAATTCGCTAGCGGGCGCGCGGCCACCAGGCCGGCATGGTAGACATGTCC from Planctomycetia bacterium carries:
- the glmM gene encoding phosphoglucosamine mutase, whose protein sequence is MSLTKLTAEPIISVSGLRGVIGESLDGDVAARFTAAYLTTLPDGPIVVTRDGRASGPMLAAAIEQMLIRHGRVCLQADVAATPTTGVLVRELKAAGGIQISASHNPPQYNGIKLFSGAGQVISAQDGKQVIDQYRAHAAPAIASTPGKVERVADPHAKHLELVLDIVDVAAIRARKFKVLLDANHGAGAALGKRLLEALGCDVTVLGATPDGQFAHLPEPIAENLAGVLKHVTEIGADVGFCQDPDADRLAIIDRDGRYLGEEYTLALCVDHWLRSHPGPVVTNCSTSRMTEDLAKKYGVPAFRSPVGEANVTAVMKAQGAVIGGEGSGGAIHPQVGYVRDSFVGMALVLDAMAAREQSVGELADALPRYAIAKTKMTMSADQLPTAFAKLKSHFSEAKADEMDGLRLDFPTKWLLVRGSNTEPIVRAVAEAPTEPEAQELCATALEVLRQS
- a CDS encoding acyltransferase, yielding MKWQQFFQYHPGKQIAAVLGLARGAWWRLRGCSPGWPVVHPKVRCQCRGGRIELGHLTKLSRNVYIEAVSHEAGEIVPLTIGDHTRVWDETRIMAHKSISIGKDCAISWNCTILDCDLHHMSFDGETFEPNSAPIVIEDHVWIGCNVTVLKGVTIGAGAVIAAGSVVIRDIPAGMLAAGVPAKVIKPVPRWK
- a CDS encoding SDR family oxidoreductase — protein: MSPRVIIISGGSRGLGEAFVRRFHALGDIVATFSRKRTATIDELQAIDQERLFYREVDATDSNAMRTFVTAVHEKYGRIDALVNNAGLAHDGVLATMSDDRIDQMLDINLRASLLLARECSRIMLLAGAGSIINISSIIAKRGFSGLSAYAATKAGQIGMTLGLARELGPKNIRVNAIAPGYLETEMSHGLNDHQRNQIIRRTPLGRLGKPADIVPCVEFLLSPGAAFITGQVITIDGGSTV
- a CDS encoding class I adenylate-forming enzyme family protein — protein: MISHLVDDARREHADSTAVRWSGGAWTYAELTAAADQIASVRSQWHGQRVGIACRRAERQIALLVALDRIGAAAFLLPSSLSPAAVDALRAQCGLAEIVGDELSKSLEQTSEPAQAGEPGSVVLFTSGTSGPPKPAVHSWQSLSAAVSRRAQNMGRRWLLAYDLARFAGLQVMLQSIATAGTLCAPASRDPQDVLRSLRDDRVEFASGTPTFWRMLLGAATSEELASCALTQITLGGEAVDQGVLDRLRAAFPQARISHIYASTEMGTCFVVNDGRAGFPASFLDDPSLPTRLKIADDGELWIASERAMKEYLGEAGAAREPWFATGDMVRQDGDRVYFVGRRTECINVGGAKVFPADVERVIRAVPGVREVRVHPVPSSIVGQLVGAEIEPAAQPPAEGLRDAVLAACRRELVKYQVPAQLRFVERLAVNDAGKIARGGA
- a CDS encoding acetyltransferase, whose amino-acid sequence is MFIFGAAGHAKVVLDIARGTGATVEGFIESEVGAPEFAGLPVFTAAEALNRAAGELIVAIGNPQTRKSATERFAQQGWRMKSLVHPRAVVAAGVHLGAGTVVMAGAVINPGARIGQGVIVNTNASIDHDCELRDFVQICPGASLGGAVRIGEGTWIGVNACVIQGLSLGAWTMVGAGATVVEELPDEVVAYGVPAKIQRRERYFPVESAPASTAAATAKSSVQDTVADVINTILRDSGRDVRVFASADQLMGNIGLDSLDLAVMTVSLEQRVGLDPFRSGRGAVRSFGELVAVYEESLRDVAK